A single region of the Changchengzhania lutea genome encodes:
- a CDS encoding tyrosine-type recombinase/integrase — protein MATIKFLLQGKSISTPIYLRLSLGRNNVIKRKTGLNINPKNWSNDTGLPKQNNADNKNLLTELKDLETAILKKLNEANTKGNEISGDWLLHQIDLHFERINETEQSELLTDAIQSIIDEVDTRKNAKGGIGLSKSRKNAYSSLKKMIIEYQKTNRFKVKDVNIKFAKDFLNYLLKTKGYQKSYALKKIADLKTVCHDAELNGIETNIQFKKIDSTKSKNENILYLTPTELNSIKKTNLLNEAHKNARKWLLLGCNIGQRGGDLLNLNKNSFVTRNGLNVIELKQQKTGKNVTIPVLETTKDIIKSGLPYKISIQKFNKHIKEICKLAEIDEMIQGSKITVTEKGKGNKQKRKINGTYKKWELMSSHVCRRSFATNLYGTLPTPLIMQITAHSSEKMLLNYIGKNSLDYAQQIADFYTLQALKEKKESHLSIIDKKVSNQN, from the coding sequence ATGGCAACTATTAAATTTTTACTTCAAGGCAAGTCTATAAGCACTCCTATTTACCTAAGACTTTCATTAGGTCGAAATAATGTAATAAAAAGAAAAACTGGCTTAAATATCAACCCAAAGAATTGGAGTAATGATACTGGACTACCAAAACAAAACAATGCAGATAACAAAAACCTCCTTACTGAATTAAAAGATTTAGAAACTGCAATACTCAAAAAACTTAATGAAGCTAATACTAAAGGAAATGAAATAAGTGGGGATTGGCTGTTACACCAAATCGATTTACATTTTGAAAGAATTAATGAAACAGAACAAAGCGAATTACTAACCGATGCTATACAAAGTATTATTGATGAAGTTGATACAAGAAAAAACGCTAAAGGCGGTATTGGCTTATCAAAAAGTAGAAAAAACGCTTATTCGTCATTAAAAAAAATGATAATAGAATATCAAAAAACGAACAGATTTAAGGTTAAAGACGTAAATATAAAATTCGCAAAAGACTTTCTAAATTATCTACTAAAAACAAAAGGCTATCAAAAAAGTTATGCTCTAAAAAAAATAGCAGATTTAAAAACGGTTTGCCATGATGCTGAACTAAACGGTATTGAAACAAACATACAGTTCAAAAAAATTGATAGCACTAAATCCAAAAATGAAAACATACTTTATTTAACACCTACTGAACTTAACTCCATTAAAAAGACTAATCTACTTAATGAAGCGCATAAAAATGCTAGGAAATGGCTTTTATTAGGCTGCAATATTGGTCAAAGAGGTGGCGATTTACTAAACCTCAACAAAAACAGTTTTGTAACTCGAAACGGCTTAAATGTAATAGAACTAAAACAACAAAAAACAGGAAAGAATGTAACTATTCCTGTCTTGGAAACCACAAAGGATATTATCAAAAGTGGTTTGCCTTATAAAATATCAATTCAGAAATTCAATAAGCATATAAAAGAAATTTGCAAACTTGCTGAAATTGATGAAATGATACAAGGCAGTAAAATAACCGTAACCGAAAAAGGCAAAGGCAACAAACAAAAACGTAAAATTAACGGTACATATAAAAAATGGGAATTGATGTCTTCACACGTTTGCCGTCGTTCTTTTGCAACTAATTTATACGGAACACTTCCGACACCTTTAATTATGCAAATAACTGCTCATTCATCAGAAAAAATGCTACTAAATTATATTGGCAAAAACTCGTTAGATTATGCTCAACAAATTGCAGACTTTTACACATTGCAAGCCTTAAAAGAAAAAAAAGAGAGCCACTTAAGTATAATAGACAAAAAGGTTTCTAATCAAAACTAA
- a CDS encoding DegT/DnrJ/EryC1/StrS family aminotransferase yields MKKIQMVDLKGQYQGIKDIVNPSIQEVIETTAFINGPKVHEFQKNLERYLNVKHVIPCANGTDALQIAMMGLGLKPGDEVITADFTFAATVEVIALLNLTPVLVDVNEDDFNINIEAIKKAITPKTKAIVPVHLFGQCANMEAIMEIADANNLFVIEDNAQAIGSTYTYKDGRKLKAGTIGHVASTSFFPSKNLGCYGDGGAIFTNDDELAHRIRGIVNHGMYERYHHDVVGVNSRLDSIQAAVLDAKLPHLDAYNKARRHAAGKYNKAFKDIESIITPKTVNGCDGICDTCDCHVFHQYTLRVKGVDRDALAKHLNEHDIPCGVYYPIPLHNQKAYVDSRYNEADFKITNQLVKDVISLPMHTELDDEQIEFITLTLIKFING; encoded by the coding sequence ATGAAGAAAATTCAAATGGTAGATCTTAAAGGTCAGTATCAAGGTATAAAGGATATCGTGAATCCATCCATACAGGAAGTTATAGAAACTACAGCATTTATAAATGGCCCAAAGGTTCATGAGTTTCAGAAGAATTTAGAAAGGTATTTAAATGTTAAGCATGTTATTCCTTGTGCAAATGGAACCGATGCCTTGCAAATTGCCATGATGGGGCTGGGTTTAAAACCCGGCGATGAGGTCATAACTGCAGATTTCACGTTTGCCGCAACGGTAGAGGTTATTGCGCTTTTAAATTTAACACCCGTTTTGGTTGACGTTAATGAGGATGATTTTAACATTAATATCGAGGCCATCAAAAAAGCCATTACACCAAAAACAAAAGCCATAGTTCCAGTGCATTTATTTGGCCAATGTGCCAATATGGAGGCGATTATGGAGATTGCAGATGCTAACAATTTATTTGTTATTGAAGATAATGCGCAAGCCATTGGATCTACATACACTTACAAAGATGGCCGAAAATTGAAAGCAGGAACCATTGGTCATGTGGCTTCTACATCGTTCTTTCCTTCAAAAAATTTAGGTTGTTATGGTGATGGTGGTGCTATTTTTACTAATGATGATGAGTTAGCACATCGTATTAGGGGTATTGTAAATCATGGTATGTATGAGCGCTATCATCATGATGTGGTTGGTGTTAACTCAAGGTTAGATAGTATTCAGGCCGCTGTTTTAGACGCAAAGTTGCCGCATTTAGATGCTTATAACAAAGCCAGAAGACATGCTGCAGGAAAGTACAATAAGGCTTTCAAGGATATAGAGAGTATCATCACCCCTAAAACAGTTAATGGATGTGATGGCATCTGTGATACCTGCGATTGTCATGTATTTCATCAATACACATTACGGGTAAAAGGCGTAGATAGAGATGCGTTGGCAAAACATTTAAATGAGCATGATATCCCATGTGGTGTATATTATCCAATTCCACTCCATAATCAAAAGGCGTATGTGGACTCTAGATATAATGAAGCAGATTTCAAAATAACCAATCAGTTAGTGAAAGATGTTATTTCTTTGCCCATGCACACAGAATTAGACGATGAACAAATAGAATTTATTACTTTAACACTTATAAAATTTATAAATGGATAA
- the mutS gene encoding DNA mismatch repair protein MutS → MAKKTKKVTPLMKQYNAIKVKYPDALLLFRVGDFYETFGADAIKTAGILGIILTKRGAGSESEIELAGFPHHSLNTYLPKLVKAGERVAICDQLEDPKLTKTIVKRGVTELVTPGVAFNDEVLTSKSNNFLCSVYFDKKYIGISFLDISTGEFLTSQGNAEYIDKLLQNFNPSEVLVSKQKRTTFNETFGSDFHTFYMEDWVYQTDYAYETLVKHFDTKTLKGFGIEDLYEGIIASGSILHYLGETQHHKLQHITSISRIAEDAYVWMDKFTIRNLELYNSTNQNAVTLLNVIDKTISPMGGRMLKRWLALPLKNVEKIKERHEVVDFLTGENTTLQKIQNHVKHIGDLERLISKVATAKVNPREVIQLKNSLEAIVPIKGLATQCTNESLKIIGDKLQGCDVLREKIKETLNEDAPVNVLKGHTIVAGFSSELDELRGLSKSGKDYLNGMLERESERTGITSLKIASNNVFGYYIEVRNTHKDKVPEEWIRKQTLVNAERYITEELKEYEAKILGAEDRIQAIEQQLFSELVMWLHQYIKPVQQNAYLIGQLDCLCGFAQLAKDNNYVYPLIDESHKLDIKNGRHPVIEKQLPIGEPYIANDVYLDRATQQIIMITGPNMSGKSAILRQTALIVLLAQVGSFVPAKSARIGLVDKIFTRVGASDNISMGESTFMVEMNETASILNNISDRSLVLLDEIGRGTSTYDGISIAWAISEYLHEHPAKPKTLFATHYHELNEMTETFNRIKNFNVSVKELKDNVLFLRKLVEGGSAHSFGIHVAKMAGMPQQVLHRANAILKKLEQSHSSEALTDGVKSIKDEMQLSFFNLDDPLLENIKEEILHIDIDTLTPVEALMKLNEIKRMLVKKKRA, encoded by the coding sequence TTGGCTAAAAAAACAAAAAAAGTAACGCCTTTAATGAAACAATATAATGCCATCAAGGTCAAGTACCCTGATGCGCTGCTGTTGTTTCGTGTAGGTGATTTCTACGAGACCTTTGGTGCCGATGCTATTAAAACAGCAGGTATTTTAGGGATTATTTTAACCAAACGGGGCGCGGGTAGCGAAAGTGAAATTGAATTGGCAGGATTTCCACACCATTCCTTAAACACCTATTTGCCAAAATTGGTCAAAGCAGGTGAGCGTGTGGCTATTTGCGACCAACTTGAAGATCCAAAACTAACCAAAACCATTGTAAAACGTGGCGTAACTGAATTGGTAACCCCTGGTGTGGCTTTTAATGATGAGGTTTTAACATCAAAATCCAATAATTTTTTATGCTCCGTCTATTTTGATAAAAAATATATTGGCATTTCGTTTTTAGACATTTCAACGGGCGAATTTTTAACCTCTCAAGGAAACGCAGAATATATTGATAAACTGCTTCAAAATTTTAATCCGAGTGAAGTATTAGTATCAAAACAAAAGCGTACCACATTTAATGAGACCTTTGGGAGCGATTTCCATACCTTTTATATGGAAGACTGGGTGTATCAAACAGATTATGCCTACGAGACTTTAGTAAAACATTTCGACACAAAAACATTAAAAGGCTTTGGTATTGAAGATTTATATGAAGGCATTATTGCATCGGGCTCTATCTTGCATTATTTAGGCGAAACCCAGCATCATAAGTTGCAGCATATTACATCTATTTCTAGAATCGCAGAAGATGCCTATGTGTGGATGGATAAGTTTACTATCAGGAATTTAGAGCTTTACAATTCAACCAATCAAAATGCGGTAACGCTATTAAACGTCATCGATAAAACTATTTCGCCTATGGGCGGAAGGATGTTAAAACGCTGGTTAGCATTGCCTTTAAAAAACGTTGAAAAAATAAAAGAGCGTCATGAGGTGGTTGATTTTTTAACAGGTGAAAACACCACGCTTCAAAAGATTCAAAATCATGTAAAGCATATAGGCGATTTAGAGCGTTTAATTTCTAAAGTAGCCACTGCAAAGGTGAATCCGCGAGAAGTGATTCAGCTTAAAAATTCCTTAGAAGCCATTGTGCCCATAAAAGGATTGGCAACTCAATGTACTAATGAATCCCTTAAAATTATTGGAGACAAATTGCAGGGTTGCGATGTGCTCCGTGAAAAAATTAAAGAAACCCTTAATGAAGATGCGCCTGTAAACGTATTAAAAGGGCATACGATTGTGGCTGGGTTTTCTTCAGAATTAGATGAATTAAGAGGCTTGTCCAAATCAGGTAAAGACTATCTAAATGGGATGCTCGAACGTGAAAGTGAGCGCACTGGGATTACATCACTTAAAATAGCATCCAACAATGTATTTGGATATTATATTGAAGTACGTAACACCCATAAAGATAAAGTGCCCGAAGAGTGGATTAGAAAGCAAACTTTGGTAAATGCGGAGCGCTACATTACAGAAGAACTTAAAGAATACGAAGCCAAAATTTTAGGAGCTGAAGACCGTATTCAAGCCATTGAGCAGCAGCTGTTTTCTGAGTTGGTGATGTGGCTTCATCAATATATAAAACCTGTGCAGCAAAACGCCTATTTAATTGGGCAATTAGATTGTTTGTGTGGGTTTGCACAATTGGCAAAGGATAATAATTATGTCTATCCGCTTATTGACGAGTCGCATAAATTAGATATTAAAAACGGGCGCCACCCCGTTATCGAAAAACAATTGCCTATTGGGGAGCCGTATATTGCTAATGATGTGTATTTAGATCGAGCAACCCAGCAAATCATCATGATTACGGGACCCAACATGTCTGGTAAATCGGCTATTTTACGTCAAACGGCTTTAATCGTGTTACTGGCTCAAGTGGGAAGTTTTGTGCCGGCCAAGTCTGCGAGAATTGGTTTGGTAGATAAAATTTTTACGCGAGTCGGAGCCAGTGATAATATTTCTATGGGGGAATCTACCTTTATGGTAGAAATGAATGAAACAGCGTCTATCTTGAATAATATTTCAGATAGAAGTTTAGTATTGCTTGATGAAATTGGTCGAGGCACAAGTACGTATGACGGTATTTCCATTGCTTGGGCCATTAGTGAATATTTACATGAGCACCCTGCAAAGCCAAAAACACTTTTTGCAACGCATTATCACGAGCTTAATGAAATGACTGAAACCTTTAATCGCATTAAAAACTTTAATGTTTCGGTGAAGGAATTAAAAGATAACGTGCTTTTTTTAAGAAAATTGGTTGAGGGCGGAAGTGCGCACAGTTTTGGAATTCATGTCGCTAAAATGGCGGGGATGCCTCAACAAGTTTTACATCGTGCTAACGCTATTTTGAAGAAATTAGAGCAATCACATTCTAGTGAAGCGCTGACAGATGGGGTCAAATCAATTAAAGATGAGATGCAATTAAGTTTTTTCAATTTAGACGATCCGTTGCTTGAAAATATAAAAGAAGAGATTTTACATATTGATATTGATACACTTACGCCGGTTGAAGCGCTTATGAAATTGAATGAAATAAAGCGGATGTTAGTCAAGAAAAAAAGAGCATAA
- a CDS encoding class I SAM-dependent methyltransferase: MYQIYDMHLWGGAAFDFYSGVGSHDPKITIPYLQTIKAFLESHNKSLVVCDLGCGDFNIGKHLTKHSKKYMAMDIVENLIDRNKTLYKEHNLEFHCIDIIEDDLPPADCIILRQVLQHLSNTDIEKVTKKLAAYKYIILTEHIPLGNFEPNKDIISGQGIRLKQNSGVNILEPPFNLKIKDQTQLGEHILEDGKGRLVTTLFRMF; encoded by the coding sequence ATGTACCAGATTTACGACATGCATCTTTGGGGTGGTGCAGCATTCGATTTTTATTCTGGGGTTGGATCCCACGACCCAAAAATCACCATACCATATCTACAAACTATAAAGGCCTTTTTAGAATCTCACAATAAATCCTTAGTCGTTTGCGATTTAGGCTGTGGCGATTTTAATATTGGAAAACATCTTACCAAACACTCCAAAAAATATATGGCTATGGATATTGTTGAAAACCTTATTGATAGGAACAAAACATTATACAAGGAACACAACTTAGAATTCCATTGCATAGATATTATAGAAGATGACCTTCCGCCAGCAGACTGCATTATATTAAGACAGGTGTTACAACATTTGTCTAATACGGACATAGAAAAAGTAACTAAGAAATTAGCCGCTTATAAATACATCATCCTAACCGAACACATTCCTTTGGGCAATTTTGAACCAAATAAAGACATAATTTCTGGCCAAGGCATTAGATTAAAACAAAACAGTGGGGTTAATATATTAGAACCGCCTTTTAATTTAAAAATTAAAGACCAAACACAATTGGGAGAGCATATTTTGGAAGACGGAAAAGGGCGTCTTGTGACGACGTTATTTAGGATGTTTTAA
- a CDS encoding P-loop NTPase fold protein, translating into MESKKIESIFKDYLNKKLTTYALLISGKWGSGKTYLWKNVLEKKATELGFRPIYISLNGIESIKDAESLLFSSILPISDKLQNKEIKNTIKLLRNTANVVGKIFARGTQLIDFTKGIKINLDVSKVVLCFDDLERCAVAPEKILGLINEYTEHKNAKVIIFSAEEEINKESDYNRIKEKVIGRILNYTANYNELFNSYIKNITDTEFHEFLASKEKIVIHFFRSHNIENLRTFGFYLENLSQLYNYYKDENDREIDRMLFFTAIISNEFKNGELTISNLKDKQGIDNFLLFIDLDDDDKIGTPIIKSKTKEEKEKSYRDKFADKYLSSQNEKDIYIFSDSIYEFVLTGFLDVEKLKNEINSRNGKINNTEEYEAFNTLMGYNFRILENNELDTALSKILNFAEQGKYTMYSYETIYNNLKYHREIGSLNITEEDLVSLLTKGLDISKHTSEINTSQIANILHFKKEEDLNIIEKKILEFHNEKRSNEKSTKANKIFEAIDKELVEFDDFFSEILSSENSFFEFIDPNDFFEKLKGLKNKNLLVFSNSLFDRYKVYHFEFPENELPFFTTLQELITAYCNDNELKHPKKIIMTELLARIDVVINGFNEIIERKRER; encoded by the coding sequence ATGGAATCAAAAAAAATAGAATCAATATTTAAGGACTATCTAAATAAAAAACTAACCACTTATGCTTTGCTAATTAGTGGAAAATGGGGAAGCGGTAAAACTTATTTATGGAAAAATGTACTTGAAAAAAAGGCTACAGAATTAGGATTTAGACCAATTTATATTTCTCTTAATGGTATTGAAAGTATCAAAGATGCTGAAAGTCTTTTATTTAGTAGCATATTACCCATTTCGGATAAACTGCAGAATAAAGAAATTAAAAACACTATCAAGTTGTTACGAAATACAGCTAACGTTGTTGGTAAAATTTTTGCACGGGGAACACAATTAATCGACTTCACAAAAGGTATAAAAATCAATCTCGACGTGTCAAAAGTTGTATTGTGTTTCGATGATTTAGAAAGGTGCGCTGTAGCTCCTGAAAAAATTCTAGGTTTGATAAATGAATATACCGAACATAAAAATGCAAAAGTAATTATCTTTTCCGCAGAAGAAGAAATCAATAAGGAAAGTGACTATAACAGAATAAAGGAAAAAGTTATAGGTAGAATATTAAATTATACTGCTAATTATAATGAGCTATTTAATAGTTATATAAAAAATATTACTGATACAGAATTTCACGAATTTCTAGCTAGTAAGGAAAAAATCGTTATTCACTTCTTTAGAAGCCATAACATTGAAAATTTAAGGACTTTCGGATTCTATTTGGAGAATTTAAGTCAGCTGTATAACTACTATAAAGATGAAAACGATAGGGAAATTGATAGAATGCTTTTCTTCACCGCAATAATCAGTAATGAATTTAAAAATGGTGAATTAACAATTTCCAATTTAAAAGACAAGCAAGGTATTGATAATTTTTTGTTATTTATTGACCTAGATGATGATGACAAAATAGGCACACCGATAATTAAATCGAAAACAAAAGAGGAAAAAGAAAAAAGCTATAGAGATAAGTTTGCAGATAAATATTTAAGCAGTCAAAACGAAAAAGATATATATATATTTTCAGATTCTATTTATGAGTTTGTTTTAACAGGATTTCTTGATGTAGAAAAATTAAAAAATGAAATTAACTCCAGAAATGGAAAAATCAATAATACTGAAGAATATGAAGCGTTCAATACTCTTATGGGATATAACTTTAGAATTCTTGAAAATAATGAGCTAGACACTGCTCTTTCTAAAATTTTGAACTTCGCAGAACAAGGAAAATATACCATGTACTCTTACGAGACAATTTACAACAACCTTAAATATCATAGAGAAATTGGGTCTTTAAACATTACAGAAGAAGATTTGGTTTCTCTATTAACAAAAGGGTTGGATATTTCAAAACATACTTCTGAAATAAATACTAGTCAAATTGCTAACATTCTACATTTTAAAAAAGAAGAAGATTTAAATATTATCGAAAAGAAAATTCTTGAATTCCATAATGAAAAAAGAAGCAATGAGAAAAGTACGAAAGCGAATAAAATCTTTGAAGCAATAGATAAGGAATTGGTTGAATTCGATGATTTTTTTAGCGAAATATTGAGTTCTGAAAATAGTTTTTTCGAGTTTATTGACCCAAACGATTTTTTTGAAAAATTAAAAGGGTTAAAAAACAAAAACCTACTAGTATTTAGTAACTCCCTTTTTGATAGATATAAAGTTTATCATTTTGAATTTCCTGAAAACGAATTACCCTTTTTTACTACTCTACAGGAACTTATTACGGCTTACTGTAATGATAACGAATTGAAACACCCAAAAAAGATTATTATGACGGAACTTTTAGCTCGTATAGATGTTGTCATCAATGGTTTTAATGAAATTATTGAAAGAAAAAGAGAGCGATAA
- a CDS encoding 3-deoxy-D-manno-octulosonic acid transferase encodes MYFSAKELELGILYSLGIFIVDFILKCIAPFNNKIKLGVDGRRNTFSILTTNLTPESKTLWFHCASLGEYEQGLPVFKELRKHYKAHKIVLSFFSPSGYAIRKNSPIADVVVYLPIDMLRNAKKFIDIVNPELSIFVKYDIWPNYLKALKNKNLSAILISAAFRKNQSYFKFYGSTLRKALFTFDHIFTQNEASKALLESIDYTNATVSGDTRFDRVTSQLDQDNTLAFIETFKNNRLCVVAGSTWPEDETLFINYLNHEASKDLKFIIAPHQIKALQIQQLKEKIKSSGVLFSEMENQDLASAQVFIVDTIGILTKIYSYADMAYVGGAMGNSGLHNILEPAVFGVPVIIGNNHDKFPEASALIKHGGMASVSNQDEFNKTLKELVINATKRTEMGRKNATYIKKNKGAVIHILDYLRI; translated from the coding sequence ATGTATTTTAGCGCCAAAGAATTAGAATTGGGTATTTTATATAGTTTAGGAATTTTTATTGTCGATTTCATTCTGAAATGCATCGCACCATTTAATAACAAGATTAAACTTGGTGTCGATGGAAGACGCAATACCTTCAGCATATTAACCACCAATTTAACTCCTGAAAGCAAAACGCTTTGGTTTCATTGTGCATCTTTAGGTGAATACGAACAAGGGCTTCCGGTGTTTAAAGAATTAAGAAAGCACTATAAAGCTCACAAAATTGTTTTGAGTTTTTTTTCACCATCAGGTTATGCCATTCGAAAAAACTCACCAATCGCAGATGTGGTGGTTTATTTGCCTATTGATATGCTACGGAACGCAAAAAAATTTATCGATATTGTAAATCCAGAACTCAGCATATTCGTTAAATATGACATTTGGCCTAATTATTTGAAAGCATTAAAAAACAAGAATTTATCAGCTATATTAATTTCGGCTGCATTTAGAAAAAACCAATCGTACTTTAAATTTTATGGCAGTACTCTAAGAAAAGCCCTGTTTACTTTTGATCATATTTTTACTCAAAACGAAGCGTCTAAAGCCTTACTGGAGTCTATTGATTATACAAACGCCACGGTATCTGGTGATACACGGTTTGACCGTGTAACCAGTCAATTAGACCAAGACAATACACTAGCCTTTATTGAAACTTTTAAAAACAATCGATTATGTGTGGTTGCTGGTAGTACTTGGCCTGAAGACGAAACCTTATTTATTAATTATTTGAATCATGAAGCTTCGAAAGACCTCAAATTCATAATTGCACCGCACCAAATAAAAGCCTTACAAATACAACAGCTCAAAGAAAAAATCAAATCTAGCGGTGTACTTTTTTCTGAAATGGAAAATCAAGATTTAGCGTCTGCTCAAGTTTTTATTGTGGATACTATTGGCATACTTACCAAAATATATAGTTATGCCGATATGGCTTACGTTGGTGGCGCCATGGGAAATAGTGGGTTACACAACATACTGGAACCCGCAGTATTTGGTGTTCCAGTTATAATTGGTAATAATCATGATAAATTCCCAGAAGCCAGCGCATTAATCAAGCATGGTGGGATGGCATCTGTTTCAAATCAGGACGAGTTTAATAAAACATTAAAGGAATTAGTGATTAACGCTACAAAACGCACAGAAATGGGCCGTAAAAATGCCACTTATATTAAAAAAAACAAGGGTGCCGTCATCCATATTCTCGATTATCTACGTATATAA
- a CDS encoding RNA methyltransferase: MRKLKNSELDRLSVDGFKEAKKTPIIIILDNIRSLNNIGSVFRTSDAFLIEKIYLCGITATPPHKDIHKTALGSTDTVNWEHVENTLDLIKKLKADDVKICAIEQAENATMLNDFKPKQQTTYALVFGNEVKGVSQDVVNASDVVIEIPQFGTKHSLNISVSCGVVVWDVFNKLSEF; the protein is encoded by the coding sequence ATGCGCAAACTAAAAAACAGCGAATTAGATAGATTAAGTGTTGATGGCTTTAAAGAAGCTAAAAAAACACCCATCATTATTATATTGGATAATATTAGGAGTTTAAATAATATTGGTTCGGTTTTTAGAACCAGTGATGCCTTTCTTATTGAAAAAATTTACCTCTGTGGCATTACGGCAACGCCACCGCACAAGGATATTCATAAAACCGCTTTGGGAAGTACCGATACTGTAAACTGGGAGCACGTTGAAAACACATTAGACCTTATTAAAAAACTAAAAGCTGATGACGTAAAAATCTGCGCTATTGAACAAGCTGAAAACGCCACCATGCTAAACGACTTCAAACCTAAACAACAAACAACTTACGCATTAGTATTTGGAAATGAAGTAAAAGGTGTGTCGCAAGATGTCGTAAATGCCAGTGATGTGGTGATTGAAATCCCGCAATTTGGCACCAAACATTCGTTGAATATCTCGGTGAGTTGCGGGGTAGTCGTTTGGGATGTGTTTAATAAGCTATCTGAATTCTGA
- a CDS encoding helix-turn-helix domain-containing protein: MANIQFIQVTPDELTEVIVKGVKHQLDELKKEFQPKQPTEYLTRNEVAKMLSIDLSTVHNWCKSKKLKPLGIGNRVYFRRVDVEAALVELK, translated from the coding sequence ATGGCAAATATTCAATTCATTCAAGTTACCCCTGATGAACTTACAGAGGTTATAGTTAAGGGCGTTAAACACCAATTAGACGAACTTAAAAAAGAGTTCCAACCAAAGCAACCCACGGAATACCTTACTCGAAATGAGGTCGCAAAAATGCTATCTATTGATTTATCCACAGTTCACAATTGGTGTAAATCAAAAAAACTAAAGCCTTTAGGTATTGGGAATAGAGTATATTTTCGTAGAGTAGATGTAGAAGCTGCATTAGTTGAACTTAAATAA
- the galE gene encoding UDP-glucose 4-epimerase GalE, translating into MDKILVTGGLGFIGSHTVVELQNEGYEVVIVDDLSNSSIDVLDGITAITDKKPLFEKLDLKDKTGVERFFAKHQDIKGVIHFAASKAVGESVNEPLLYYENNLSTLIYILKELKKLPEASFIFSSSCTVYGQADELPITENAPVKQAESPYGNTKQIGEEIIGDTCKVTPTLKAITLRYFNPIGSHESAKIGELPIGVPQNLVPFITQTAIGLREQLSVFGDDYPTHDGTCIRDYIHVVDLAKAHVVALGRLLKNKNGSNYETFNLGTGKGSTVLEVVQSFERVSGKKLNYKIVGRREGDIISAYADTNKANNVLGWKTQLSLDEAMRSAWLWEQKVKSSK; encoded by the coding sequence ATGGATAAAATATTAGTTACTGGTGGATTGGGATTTATTGGGTCGCACACTGTTGTAGAACTACAAAATGAAGGCTATGAAGTTGTTATAGTAGATGATTTATCAAATTCGTCTATCGATGTTTTAGATGGTATTACAGCAATTACTGACAAGAAACCATTGTTTGAAAAATTAGATCTAAAAGACAAGACTGGTGTTGAACGTTTTTTCGCAAAACATCAAGATATAAAGGGCGTCATACATTTTGCCGCAAGTAAAGCCGTTGGTGAGAGTGTTAATGAACCTTTGCTCTATTATGAAAATAATCTGAGCACCTTAATTTATATTTTAAAAGAACTTAAGAAACTCCCAGAAGCGAGTTTTATTTTTAGTTCATCTTGCACAGTGTACGGGCAAGCAGACGAATTGCCAATTACAGAAAATGCACCTGTAAAGCAAGCTGAGTCCCCATACGGCAATACAAAACAGATAGGTGAAGAAATCATCGGTGATACGTGTAAAGTGACACCAACTTTAAAAGCGATTACACTTCGCTATTTTAATCCAATCGGGTCACATGAATCAGCAAAAATAGGTGAGCTACCCATTGGAGTTCCTCAAAATCTAGTGCCTTTTATTACGCAAACCGCTATTGGTTTACGCGAACAGCTATCTGTTTTTGGTGATGATTACCCAACGCATGATGGTACCTGTATTCGGGATTATATTCATGTGGTTGATTTAGCGAAAGCACATGTGGTGGCCTTGGGTAGATTGCTTAAAAATAAAAATGGTTCAAATTATGAAACCTTTAATTTAGGAACGGGTAAAGGAAGCACGGTACTCGAAGTGGTTCAATCTTTTGAGCGTGTTTCTGGTAAAAAGTTGAATTATAAAATTGTAGGCAGAAGGGAAGGCGATATTATTTCTGCCTATGCCGATACTAATAAAGCGAACAATGTTTTGGGGTGGAAAACGCAGCTTAGTTTGGATGAGGCGATGCGATCTGCTTGGTTGTGGGAACAGAAGGTTAAAAGTAGTAAATAA